Below is a genomic region from Ferrovum sp. PN-J185.
TATAGTTATAGAGCATCTAAAGCTGCCCTAAATATGATCATAAAAACAGCAGCGATAGAATTAAAAAGAACTCAACCAAATACAGCTTTAATTGCTCTGCATCCAGGTACTGTGAAATCCAGTTTATCCCGTCCATTTAATGGTGATCGTATTGGTAGAGAACCAGAAGAGGCATGCAACGATATGCTGTCTGTTCTTTTTAATATAGAAAAAGAAGATACAGGACAATTTAAATCATACAGCGGAGAAGATTTACCTTGGTAAATACTTACTAACACAATATAAACGGATGGTATGGTTTCGTACTAATTATTAAAAATAAATATGATTATTTTATTTATTAGGAGTATAGTGAGTTCATCTAACCACGGGAAGCCAAATCGGGAAGTCTACTCCCTCTTCCCGTTTCAGAGAACTGTCTCCTTGGTTCTCTTTTTTTTGTCACCTCTTACTTAATCTTTTGTAAAAAGCTTATTTACTATCTTTTTGAAGTCAACTAATTTGGTTTATTGATTTCTATGAAAATTTCATTTCTTCTAAACATAGGGAGAGTCCATGGTGGATTATAGCGTGCAAGTTGTGCTTCCCCTATAACGACAAAGGCATGCTCATGCGCCCATTTAGATAGCTCATCAATCTTGGCAGTGATTTTTTCATTTGTATTTAATCCAGAATAACGATTTATTACAAAGTAACGCGTTGGCAGTTCAATTAATTGAATGGAAGGATTATTAGGTTTTGGTATGGTTTGTAAGTTGTATTCGCTTGGCATTACAAAACTTACCTGCCATATTTGCGCATTATCAAAATGCTCTGCTATTAAGGTAGGTTTAATAGTTACTGGTGTGTGGATAGATTGAATCACATCAGGTGAAATTGATACTGGAGCGGTCATACTTATTTTTGTGGTTTCCTCGGTATTACTAGACTGATTATTACCAAAAATATAATCAGCAATAATTTGAAAACCTTTTCTTGATGCCTCACTCATATCTCCTTTGATAATAGTTTTCGCAATTAACATAGGTGGATATTCGCGAACTTCAAAATTATCTTGTTTGTATAAAACACTATAATGAGGTTCTTCAACAGCCATGACGTTTTTCGTCCAAGTTAGTAATAAAAAAACAAATATTAATGATATTTTTTGAATCATAATGAGACAGGCTTACAGAATTTTAGTACTAATCCAGTATACAGTAGCTTAGCTAATCCATTTATTTGAAATACAAATTAAACGCATTCTGAAAAACGTAATTGCTACACCAAATGGAAAAAAAACAATTGCTGCGATAATCCAATAAAATGAATTTTTTTTAGAAAGTGTAGCTAACTGAGCTAAAAAATAAAGATAAATAACATTACTCAACACCATAATAATTAAGTCTATTGTGAGCATGTTGTGATCTAATAATAGGATACCTACTAGAGAGACAGAAAATACAACAAATGAAATAAACAAATAGCGATACAGTCTAATAACGCTAATTTGATCTGAGCTTTTGTCATTAAACATAATTATTTTTAACCGTATTAACTAGCACTAAATAGATTTTCTAATAAATGGGCATAGCTTAACAATTGCTTATCTTTGTTAAAATCACCTATCACAGTAAGACCTAACGGTAGTTTTCTTAAACTATAACCAATTGGTAAGTGACAAGTGGGGTTTCCTAATAAAGTCCATAAACGACTCATGACAGGGTCACCAGTACTCTCCAAACCATCAGGTGCTTCACCTAATGTACTTGGCGCAATCAATACATCTACATCATTAAACAGTTGTTTAATTGTCTCGCGCCCTAATTGTTGTTGCTCAAAAGCTTTTTTAAGCTCATCTAGATGAATAGCCCTACCTTTTTCTATAAAGTGTCCAAGTTTAGGGCTTATTTGATCGCGTGCTTGACTCCATTCACTTTCTAATGAGCGAGCCATTTCGCTATACATAATAGTTTCTTGCGCGCTATTAAGTTGCTCCCCTAGTTCTTTTAAGTGTATAGATTTAACTGTTAAGCCATTTTTTATGAGTATTTGTTTAGCAAGATCAAGTACTCTTTTAGCATCATAGGAAATATCAGCCCACAGAGGTTCTTCTATAAACCCAATGACAGGTGGTGTAATTGAAAAGTCCATTAATTCTTGATTAATTAGCGCTCCAACAGCATAAGCAACATCATCTACACGTAGTCCCATCATGCCAAGCGTATCAAGACTTGGGCTAAGCGGTTTAACACCAGTCAAATCAAGAGTACCAAACGTTGGTTTATATCCCACAACACCACAAAATGCTGCCGGTCGAGTGATAGAAGCAGCAGTTTGTGTTGCAAAGGCTAATGGCGTCATAGCGCAAGCAACAGCAGCAGCAGAACCACTAGATGACCCACCTGGAGTGACAGTGACGCCAATATTAAGTGATGCAGGATTAATGGTAGGGCCGGGATTTAAAAATGCAAATTCAGTTGTCACTGTTTTTCCAAGAATTATTCCACCTAATTCCCGATAACGCGTGATGACTTGCGCATCCTCTTTTGGTTGATATCCCTCATACATGGCAGAACCATATGCAGTAGGAAGATCTTTTGTATTAATGAGATCTTTAACACCAATAGGAATACCAGCTAGTGGTAAAGACTGCAGGTCTATATCTGATTCAAAAAAAGACAGTTGTTTCTTTATATTATCAGGATCAAGTATTTTCCATGCATGAATTTTTGGTTCAAGATGTTCGATACCGGAATAGTAAGCTTGGATAATCTCATGTGGAGAGATTTCTCCCTGTTGCACTTGGGCTACTAATTGACGTATTGATAAAGGGACAATATCTTGTAGGGTTTTCATGGAAAGACTATGTAAAATTAAAAACTTAATTATATCGATTTTTTAAAATGTCGATTTTATTTTATTATTTAAGTGATTAATTTTTTTAATAAGTGTTTCTTGCCTATATCTTACAGCACGTGGTGTGATTGAAAATAGTGTTGATAGTTCTGCGATACTGAGTGACAAAGACAACGAAAAAAAATTTTTATCCTTGTCATTTAAAAGATTTTGAGTGGTTAATCTAATATGCTGCTGATATAGTTCAAGTTGTCGGTTATCTTCTACCTCAATTAATTGAGATAAAGGATCGTTTACAGATTCTTGTTGGTGATGTTGTAAATAGTCAATTATATTTTCTTTATTTATTTCTTCTACTTCACTATCAGTTGATAATGAACAATGGCTGATTGGATTACGATAAGATAATCCCCATAATTTACCCATAATAAACGCTTGTACACTGCCTTGTGATGGATCAAATAGCGTATCCCCTTTAACAATTTGCCAACATATTAAGCGCGCTTCTTGTTCGATATCATTGAGAGATAAGGATGAATATCTCTCGATACGTTTAAAGTCTGCTTTATTTAAGCTATTAAATAAATCATTCCATAAAGTATTTGTCATGCTTGTTTTAGTTCGCTAAGAAGATGCTTGTTTAATAAATTTTCAATGGTTTTTATTAGTTCTTTTTTACTATTGAAGCTATTTAACCAAAGTGGATTGAAGGGGATAGTAATCGTAGAGCGAACTGGTAATGGTTGTTTAACTATATTTTCATTTTCTGAAATGGGACTGAGTATTGGTAATTCTCTTTGTTTTTCTGATTGGTTAAAGTGTTGTCTTATTTTTTGACACAGGGTTGATGTAATGACTCCTGACTCAGTCAGTAGTTTGTTTTGTGCTTTTGGTGGCAAACTCTTAAAGATAAGTAATACAGCAACACTTCTTAGTCGTCCGCTCTCAAATAAAGATCTATAAAGAGGGGTATTTGCTAGTAAATGTCCCTGTATCCAATCATGGCGCCTACCTAATATTTGTGCCAATTGAACCGTACTAACACCTTCATTGGTAATCTTTACAATCAAATCAATTGTCTCTAGAGGAGTCAACCCCTCTCTAAAAATATTCTCAGAATATTGAATTAATCTTGATAAGATCAATGAGTTAGTTTTAGGATAGATAACAACTGGAACTTCTTTTAAACCGGCTTGTTGGGCAGCCATCAATCTTCTTTCGCCACATAGAAGTGTAAAATTCTCTAAACTATTTTGTTGTACAAGTAGTGGTTGTAATACGCCAAATTGTTTAATGTTATTTGATAAATCGTTGATGCTACTTTCTTCAAAATATTTTCTTGGTTGCTGTGGGTCACGAATAATCCATTGAATAGGGATTAAACGGTGTAATGATAAGTTATCCATTTAAATTTTCCTATACGATCTATTTCAAATGATTGTAGGTAGTATTTGTGAATGAGGGTAGGGATAGCTATACTCAATTTGTAGGGATAATTATCCTAATATTGTTATGACACATGTCATAAATATAGTGATTAATTAATTGTTTCTTAATGTATTACGCGCTTCAATAATTGGGCGACCCAACAGCCTAGACCATGCTTGACGACAACGTAACTGTATATCGGGAATAGATGAGTTATTTGACCACCATTCATTACTAATCGTTAGAATGACTTGTGGGTGTGTAAACAATAAGGTTAACCATGGCCATACAAGAAGTTGATCATAACAAATAATTGCATTTACTCTTACACCTTGAATTTCTCTTGTAATTGGCCACCAGTGTGCGTGGTAACTTAATGTTAAAAAGGGATTCCACATTGATAAAGGAGTAGGTAATACACTAAAAAATAGTGGGATGGGTTCTGCAACACCATGATTAACTATAACAATTGCATCTTCATAGCCATCTTGATGTTGTAGGGTTACTCCTAATAATATATTTCCATCAAATTGTAAGCTATGTTCAAGTAGTATTCGTGTTCCCAGCTGCCAATTATTTATTATAGTTTCAGGATAAATAACTAAAGTATTATTTACGGGTTTAAGTGTTGATAATGACTGGATAATATATTCTGTGGCATCTAAACTAGTTACATTGGGTTTAATCTCGGTATTAATACCTTGCCAATTTATTGGAGATGTAGGGGGTTGAGTGAATAAGTTAAGGCTACAGCCGATAGTCAGACAAACTATTAGGCCTTGCCAATAATACTTATCCAGAAAGATGAACGTAATTATTCCTAGTATAAGCCCTAGTATTCCTGAACCTGGATACCAAAAACCTAAAGCATGAATTGGTGAAAGCCAACCGATAATACCAAAAGGTGGTATAGCTTCTAATAAAAGAATAATAAATAAACGTTTGGTATTACTGTACCAAAACCAAGGTATAGCTAATATTATTGAACAGCCTAACCAACACAGCACAGCTAGTAAATAGTGATTATCATGAAAAAAACGTTGATAAGCGTTAATTAACCCATAAGAACCAGTGGCAAAGTAAATTAATGCTAAGAAAACCCGTTGATTTTTAGTAGCATGTTTAAGCACAATGATAATAAATGGTGAAAAGACAATTCCCCAACCTTTTATTAACCATAGTGATCCCAATAAAACAGATATTAGGATTTTATTGAATAAGAAAAATTTACTTTTTTTCAAGCTGTTATTTATTAAGATAATAACCAATACCTTCACCAGCTGGATAACAAATATGGTGATGGAATTGCTCAACGATTCGGCTTTGATTACTAAATTTACAATTTAGTAGAGCTATTTTGGCTTTAGGATTTATATTCCCCCAGTTAATTAACTCATTTTGATTTGAAGGAGTGAATGAATCCATCGATGGTCTAGTGACAGTAAATATTATACTAATCACAGTTAGTGCTATAAGCAGTATCAGCAGATAATGCTCAAACTTAAATACAAATTTAGATAAGTTGTTATGTTCCTTATAGAGAGGTTTTTGTTCGATTGTTGATAGACACAGAGTACAGTTTTTGTTGTTAAAACTTTTATTGTGTAAAGTATGTATCTCTTCAATTAATTCTTTGTGTATAACCTGTTGTTGTAAATATAATTGTCTAGTTTGGAAGTAAAAGAAAGCGATAATTCCCCAGAAAGGATCATTATCTTGAAGTTGAAGTCTGTCACACAGTACTGCTTGATCATGCATCTCGTCATGCGTTAATGCTCTACCAAGAAAGGCTTGCCACACTTCGTCTCGTATACTCATATTACCTCTAGTGACTCTATCAATGACAATGTCTTATAACTTTGTTTTAGAAAACAGTTGAACGCCAGTTTGAGTCCCATACTAGGTTGTTTGCCGTTATAACCGTACTCAAACCAGTTTTTTATTGGCATACCACTAAATTCGGCACTAATTTCATGGTTTAAAGTAGGGAGAGTTATTTCTATCCATTCTCCTTTTGTAATGTGTGTGTTACGAAACTGAGATAAATTCCAGTGTAGAAAATCCACTTGATTGCCAAAATATAAATTTAATATCGCTACCCCCTTTTTATAATTAAGCGGTAGAAGTCTTTGACGTTCTTGTAGATTTAATAAGCATAAGGGACTTCTATTAAATATCCATAAAGGAAGCATATTAATTCGAGTCATAATTGCTCCAACCTCATGTGAATCACATTGTTTGATATAGTTAAGTAAGTTACCAGGACAATTAATGATTGCTCTTGCTGATTGATTGTTTTTTATATAACGCAGTAATTTACGTTCTAAGAATTGCCAACCCTCAATAATTGATAGATCTATACCAAAGCAAGGTATTAGTTTTCCATCATGCCGACGGATAGGGTAGGTAGAGAAGTCTTTATTTACTAAATCGGCATCAAATAAAACCAAACAATATTCACTCTCATTATTATTTTGATTGGAGTATAAATAAAAATCTACTAGTAAATGACATAAAAATGTTTTACCTATTCCGCCCTTATCCCCATCTATAAAATAGGTTCTCAACATGAACTAACTATTCTTAATAGATGAAGATGGTTTTAAGGGTAAACAACTTTTGCAAATCATAATAGGATCCTTGGTTTTAAACTCTACGAGTGATATTTCTTTATATTCTTTTTTTAAAAAATAATTATCTGACCTATCTAAAATAGGGCGAATAGCAATATAGGTTTCATATCGATTTAGTTTTTGACGACGATGGTACCAATGAAATACAAGTGAAGAGCTAAGACCTTCATAGACAAATTTAATAATAATTAATCTATTTTTTGGACTGATATAACGAAGTTTTAGCCATAATTGCTGTGAAAATAGATCTTTTGGTAGATTGATTGGTGCATGTGGCTGGGGTTGCGGATTATAACTGGTGTCTGCAGTTTTTCTAATCATGATTATAAACAGGTAATATCAGTGTTTGATTAGCCATTACAGTCAATTCTGTACCGGCTCGGATAATTAAGGTTGGGGAGATGTTAAGATTCTTTTGTAATAGTTGACTTCCCACCATATTTAGCTCATTGGCGCTCGCTCCAGCTGCAAGTTGACCTGTATTGGGACTAGTTAAGATTGAGCTATTTTGTGGCTGTGATAATTGAGCTCCTACTCCTAGCATAGAGATAAGTAATGCACTGCCAACTATACGTCCTGTGTGATTATCTATTTGATCATTTAATCCCGCTTGTCCTTTATTATCTGAAGCGGTTAATCCCTTTAAGTCAAATGAAGAACCATCAGGAAAAATTAAGCTATTCCAGGCAATAAATAGTCTTTGTTGTCCATATGAAATACGGTTGTCATAACGACCAATCAATCTAGTGCCTTGAGGAATAAGTATTAGATCAGGATGGAGTGAATCAAAGACATTCTGACTAATTTGTGCTGTTATGACTCCTGGTAGGTCAGAATTGATTTCAGTAATTAAAATAGCATTTAAAATACTTCCTGCTAATATTTCGTGTTCCCCTTTTGCTGATATCAGTTGACTTGATGATGTACTACCATCCCTTTTTTTTGATAATTGATCAGCAAACTCATCTTCCTTATTTGATATGTCTTGTTTAATTAAGTGGACTGAAGATTGAGGAATATTTGTTGTACTTAAATTTGATGATGAATTGGGATGACTGACTCCTTCACCTAACAAGGGAGCATTTAATGCTCTTTCGTAATTCGTTATTGTAGATTCTTGTCGTTGGTAATAATGATCTCTTAACCATATTTGATGTTGATTAAGATTAGATGCAGATGGATTACTATTTGTTAATGCTGAGGATGAATTTATATTTTCTTTATCGTGTAAATTGGCTGTATTATTTATATCATGATGAATGATCAGTGGAGGAGGGCTTGGTGGTGTGGCCGTCCCTATTGAAGAGGGGTTGTTATAGTCAAAAGCGTTCTCTTGAGACGTATGTTGTTGACCTGCAGTAAGAATCCCTATGGTAAGTAAGATAATTAACAGTCCAACGATTCCTAATAGTATCCATTTGGTTCTTGGTAATAATCGTTTTCCTGTATCTTCGGCTACAGGGATTACCTTTTCTAATTCATCATCATTGTGTTTTATGATTTTAATGAGCCAAGACCACATAACTGTCCTTTAATTAAATAAATTACCAAAATAAGGACGTTTACCAGAGTGGATAGTAATGATTTGTTGATTGTCTCCGCTTCCTAGAACAAGATGTGCTTCCTTAAACAGATGATTAACCACATAATAATGATGATTTATTTCATAGTTGGTTAATACTTCCTTACCGTTTTCTACAATAAATAAGACAGGTGCTTTCCCTTCAATCCATTCTTTAGGTAATTGAATAAATACTTTTCCTAGAGAAGAAAACACTCTCTCAGGAAGCGGATCTGCTCCGTCGCACCAATAATTAAAATCTATATCCTGAGGATTAACTGAGGGAAGTGTAGCTATGGCTTCTTTTTTTTGTTCAGTAATTTTTTCTTGTTGATCTAATACATGTTGAATGATTTCATCGGGATCATAAAATCCAACCATAGGAAGATAATGATTGGAAGTTGATATTAAATTTAGATAATAGATTCTGCCTAATGTGGTAGTAATAACTAAATTAGTATTTAGTTTGTCTTCTGTTGGTTTAATCATTACCACAGCACGGTGACCTGCTTGTCCGGTTTGTATAATCCAACGTACTGTGTCGCCTAGTGAAAGATTACTAATCTTTTCATTTTCCATTAAATGAATGACACAGACATGTAGAGGAGCACATTCTATAGTGGGTTGAGAATGTCCATATGGATAGAGTAGTTCTCCTGCTTCTGTTCTTTGTTGATTAATTTTATCAAGTGTTTTTGTAAGTGAAAGTCTATTTTTATCCTGGTTGGATACTTTAGATTCTATATTTAAAACACCATTATCCTTATTAATTGATTCTGCACTCACATTAGGTGTATAAATACAATTAGTTAATCCTATCGTTATTAAGCAGATAAAGGGTATGGTGTTGTTCATTATATTTTCCTCAATTTATTAATATTTGTGTCCAATTAAATTGGCTAATATAGATACCTAGTGGGTTATAGAGCATGACTTTAGGTTTGTCTGTTAAGGCCTGTGATAAGCCGACAATCACATTTGCTTTCCAATGTGTTTCATTAATTAATTGATTATGATGATAAGATTTTTCATTCCACGTGACCTGCCAGGTATTTTTACTGATTGGTAGAACACTCATGATTGAGGGAGAAACAGTTATCCCATCTTGATTGAAGGGACTATGTTTCTTATACCATTCATCAAGCTCAGTCACTGCATTAGCGCCTATTTGAGCATATACGCGATCTAGTAACATTTTTTCCGCAGTGACTTCTGGTAGTACACTACGCGCTTGCCATATCCAATTGGCTACGTTGGCTTCAATTATTCTGTCATTAACACTGTTATTTGACACAGGATTTGCATAACCAATAGGTGCGCCTAATTTATCAAGTGCAATCACGTATGGTTTGATATGACTTTGACTAGCAAGCCATAGTACTCCTGCAACACAAATTGCACATAGAACTAGGGCTAGATAAGCTATCTTACGCCATTGTTGTACTTGATAAAGACTATCTCCATAACGCTCATCCCATTCTCGTCTGGCATTTAAATAAGGGATTGGAGAAAGTAAAGCCATTTTTTATCCTAATAACAGAAAGATATGTTTAATCTGGGATTAGGGAAAAAATAGAAATATAAACAATTGAGATTACATACGATGACGAAAGAGCCAAGTTGCGATAACCATGGTACATAGTGCAATTAATCCTAATGGCCAAAATTGTGGCCAGAGATCAATGACTTTGTCTCCTTGCAAAAATACACCTCTAACGATAATTAGAAAGTATCGCATTGGATTAATTAGTGTTAATTGTTGAACCAGTAATGGCATATTAGCAATAGGTGTAGCAAAGCCAGATAAAATAATAGAAGGAACTAAAAATAGAAATACACCAAGCAGTCCTTGTTGTTGAGTAAGAGATAATGAGGAGATCATTAAACCGATACCGATGGCTGCAAGTAAAAATAAAATAAGACCTATCACTAACGCTATGATGCTACCGACAAAGGGAACCTTAAACCAATAAATAGCGAGAATAACAATCAGAACTCCTTCTAACGCCCCAATAATGAGTCCTGGTAAAGCTTTTCCTATCAAAATTTCTGTAGGGCTAAATGGTGTGACCAGTAATTGGTCAAATGTACCTTGTTCTCTTTCTCTTGCTACAGATAGACCGGTGACAAGTAAGGTAATAACCAAAGTTAGTAAGCTCACTATTCCGGGTACTATAAACCAACGTGAAAGCAGGTTTGGATTAAACCAAGGTCTCACTATTAAGTCACTTGGTACAACTCCCCATTGATAAGTACTTGCCCAATACTGATTAAAGTTTAATACAATATTATTGGCATAATTGAGTGCTAACGTAGCCGTATTTGAATTACGTCCATCAATAATAATTTGTAGAGACGCACTTTGATGACCTACTAGTTTTTTGGTGAAGTCATTAGGTATATGAATAACCATCAATACTTCCTGCTTGTCTATAATAGGAGCAAGCTCTTTTTCTTGAGTTAATACATGTACTTTTTCAAAAGACGGCGCCCCTTCAAAACGAGCAATTAATTGTCTTGACGCAAATCCTTGATCTTCGTTAAACACTGCATAAGGGATATGATTTAAATCAAATGTTGAGGCATAACCAAAAACCAATAATTGTATGAGTGGTGGCCCAATTAATACAAATCGACTTTTTTTATCACGTACAAGAGATAGAAACTCTTTAATTACCAACGCCCATATACGTAATAACATTAATCCAACCTCTTACGCGAACGCAGCCACGTTAATCCTAGAAAAAAGATAGCCATGATAAGAAGAGCAATACCGTTATTAATTAAAATGGGCCATATGTCTCCTGCTAAAAAAAGAGTCTGTAAAATAGTCACGTAATAACGTGCCGCAACAATGTGAGTAATAAATTGTATAGGAGCAGGCATCGAATGAATATCAAACACAAAGCCCGATAGAATAAATGCAGGCAAAAAAGTAACAATAATAGCGATTTGACCAGCTACAAATTGATTTTTAGCAACACTTGATATGAGTAGACCCATACCTAAAGCAACCAATAAAAATAGTGCGGAGAATAGTAGTAATAAAACTAGGCTACCTCTTAAGGGTACATCAAATAAGGTAACTGCTAGCACAACAGACAATAACATTCCTCCCATACCCATAATAAAATAGGGAATAAGTTTACCCAATAGGATTTCGCTGATACTGACAGGGCTCGCCATTAAAGCTTCCATGGTACCTCTTTCCCATTCACGCGCTACAACTAAAGCGGTTAAAAGTGCACCAATTAAGGTCATGATAACTGCAATTAATCCAGGTACAAGATAATCACGACTCTTTAATGCTGGATTAAACCAAATTCGTGATTGTGTTGATACCGGAATAATGAATGGTTTGGCATTAATCATTGCATATTGGGTTAGCCACACCTGCCATACTCCCTGTAAATAGCCCTCTGTAAGACGGGCGTTATTAGCATCAGTACCGTTTATTAGAGTGGAAATAGGTGCTACTTTGTTCTGGTAGAGGTTCTTAGCAAAATCATCACGTATCCAAAGTATGGCATTAACTTCATGGTTCATCATTGCTTTTTGAGCATCATCAATTGTTGTATAGTAGTGCGGAGAAAAATATGATGACTGATTAAGACCTGCAATAAATTCGCTACTCTCGTGAGTATGCTGATCCTCAACTACTGCAATAGGGATATGGTGTGCATCTAGTGAGACACCATAACCAAAAATAAAGAGCAGAATGACAGGCATAATAAAGGCAATAGCAATCGCTGAAGGATCGCGTATAATTTGAATGAATTCTTTTTTAATAAGCCCTATTAAGCGCTGTTTGTTCAAAATGCTCTCCGAATGTCACTTTCGTGAGATTCAATTAAATGTATGAAGGCATCTTCCATGGTAGGGTGAGTTATCTTTTCAGTTACAGCCATAGCACGTATCTGGGCTGGTGTGCCTTGTGCAAGAATTTCACCTAACGACATAAGAACTAGTCGATCACAATATTCTGCCTCATCCATATAATGAGTAGTGATCAAAATAGTCACTCCTTGCGCTGCTAAAAGATTAATTCGCTGCCAAAATTCACGTCTAGCTAAGGGGTCAACACCTGAGGTGGGTTCGTCTAAAAAAAGGATTGCTGGTTGATGTAATAGTGAACAAGATAATGCTAAACGCTGTTTTATCCCTAAAGGTAACTTATCAGTATTCATATCAAGGTAGTCAGTTAACTGAAATTCATTTACTACCCAGTTAATTCTTTCTTTTTTTTTGTTTCCTTTCAAACCATAAGCATGAGCGAAAAAGTTAAGATTTTGAGTGCAACTTAAATTACCGTACAAAGAGAATTTTTGAGCAACATAACCGATTCTTCCTCTACCTTCTGATGAGAAATGACGCATATCAATATTATCTAATAACAACTCGCCTGAAGAGGAAGGGAGTAAACCGCAGAGCATTCTAAAAGTAGTGGTTTTACCAGCGCCATTCGCGCCCAGCAAACCAAATATTTCCCCTTTGTTTACATTAAAAGAAACATTTTTCACTGCTTGAAATTCACCAAATATCTTATTTAACTTATTTACAGTAATGACGGCATTATTGTTGTTTTTTATTACTGCATGTTCTTGACTAAAAATATTTGAATCAATAAATTTATGTTGTGTATTATTTTGTCCAAGAATATCAATAAA
It encodes:
- a CDS encoding SOUL family heme-binding protein yields the protein MAVEEPHYSVLYKQDNFEVREYPPMLIAKTIIKGDMSEASRKGFQIIADYIFGNNQSSNTEETTKISMTAPVSISPDVIQSIHTPVTIKPTLIAEHFDNAQIWQVSFVMPSEYNLQTIPKPNNPSIQLIELPTRYFVINRYSGLNTNEKITAKIDELSKWAHEHAFVVIGEAQLARYNPPWTLPMFRRNEIFIEINKPN
- a CDS encoding ABC transporter permease is translated as MLLRIWALVIKEFLSLVRDKKSRFVLIGPPLIQLLVFGYASTFDLNHIPYAVFNEDQGFASRQLIARFEGAPSFEKVHVLTQEKELAPIIDKQEVLMVIHIPNDFTKKLVGHQSASLQIIIDGRNSNTATLALNYANNIVLNFNQYWASTYQWGVVPSDLIVRPWFNPNLLSRWFIVPGIVSLLTLVITLLVTGLSVAREREQGTFDQLLVTPFSPTEILIGKALPGLIIGALEGVLIVILAIYWFKVPFVGSIIALVIGLILFLLAAIGIGLMISSLSLTQQQGLLGVFLFLVPSIILSGFATPIANMPLLVQQLTLINPMRYFLIIVRGVFLQGDKVIDLWPQFWPLGLIALCTMVIATWLFRHRM
- a CDS encoding TrbG/VirB9 family P-type conjugative transfer protein, whose amino-acid sequence is MNNTIPFICLITIGLTNCIYTPNVSAESINKDNGVLNIESKVSNQDKNRLSLTKTLDKINQQRTEAGELLYPYGHSQPTIECAPLHVCVIHLMENEKISNLSLGDTVRWIIQTGQAGHRAVVMIKPTEDKLNTNLVITTTLGRIYYLNLISTSNHYLPMVGFYDPDEIIQHVLDQQEKITEQKKEAIATLPSVNPQDIDFNYWCDGADPLPERVFSSLGKVFIQLPKEWIEGKAPVLFIVENGKEVLTNYEINHHYYVVNHLFKEAHLVLGSGDNQQIITIHSGKRPYFGNLFN
- a CDS encoding TrbI/VirB10 family protein; the protein is MWSWLIKIIKHNDDELEKVIPVAEDTGKRLLPRTKWILLGIVGLLIILLTIGILTAGQQHTSQENAFDYNNPSSIGTATPPSPPPLIIHHDINNTANLHDKENINSSSALTNSNPSASNLNQHQIWLRDHYYQRQESTITNYERALNAPLLGEGVSHPNSSSNLSTTNIPQSSVHLIKQDISNKEDEFADQLSKKRDGSTSSSQLISAKGEHEILAGSILNAILITEINSDLPGVITAQISQNVFDSLHPDLILIPQGTRLIGRYDNRISYGQQRLFIAWNSLIFPDGSSFDLKGLTASDNKGQAGLNDQIDNHTGRIVGSALLISMLGVGAQLSQPQNSSILTSPNTGQLAAGASANELNMVGSQLLQKNLNISPTLIIRAGTELTVMANQTLILPVYNHD
- a CDS encoding amidase, translating into MKTLQDIVPLSIRQLVAQVQQGEISPHEIIQAYYSGIEHLEPKIHAWKILDPDNIKKQLSFFESDIDLQSLPLAGIPIGVKDLINTKDLPTAYGSAMYEGYQPKEDAQVITRYRELGGIILGKTVTTEFAFLNPGPTINPASLNIGVTVTPGGSSSGSAAAVACAMTPLAFATQTAASITRPAAFCGVVGYKPTFGTLDLTGVKPLSPSLDTLGMMGLRVDDVAYAVGALINQELMDFSITPPVIGFIEEPLWADISYDAKRVLDLAKQILIKNGLTVKSIHLKELGEQLNSAQETIMYSEMARSLESEWSQARDQISPKLGHFIEKGRAIHLDELKKAFEQQQLGRETIKQLFNDVDVLIAPSTLGEAPDGLESTGDPVMSRLWTLLGNPTCHLPIGYSLRKLPLGLTVIGDFNKDKQLLSYAHLLENLFSAS
- a CDS encoding ABC transporter permease, producing MNKQRLIGLIKKEFIQIIRDPSAIAIAFIMPVILLFIFGYGVSLDAHHIPIAVVEDQHTHESSEFIAGLNQSSYFSPHYYTTIDDAQKAMMNHEVNAILWIRDDFAKNLYQNKVAPISTLINGTDANNARLTEGYLQGVWQVWLTQYAMINAKPFIIPVSTQSRIWFNPALKSRDYLVPGLIAVIMTLIGALLTALVVAREWERGTMEALMASPVSISEILLGKLIPYFIMGMGGMLLSVVLAVTLFDVPLRGSLVLLLLFSALFLLVALGMGLLISSVAKNQFVAGQIAIIVTFLPAFILSGFVFDIHSMPAPIQFITHIVAARYYVTILQTLFLAGDIWPILINNGIALLIMAIFFLGLTWLRSRKRLD
- a CDS encoding VirB8/TrbF family protein yields the protein MALLSPIPYLNARREWDERYGDSLYQVQQWRKIAYLALVLCAICVAGVLWLASQSHIKPYVIALDKLGAPIGYANPVSNNSVNDRIIEANVANWIWQARSVLPEVTAEKMLLDRVYAQIGANAVTELDEWYKKHSPFNQDGITVSPSIMSVLPISKNTWQVTWNEKSYHHNQLINETHWKANVIVGLSQALTDKPKVMLYNPLGIYISQFNWTQILIN
- a CDS encoding ParB/RepB/Spo0J family partition protein encodes the protein MDNLSLHRLIPIQWIIRDPQQPRKYFEESSINDLSNNIKQFGVLQPLLVQQNSLENFTLLCGERRLMAAQQAGLKEVPVVIYPKTNSLILSRLIQYSENIFREGLTPLETIDLIVKITNEGVSTVQLAQILGRRHDWIQGHLLANTPLYRSLFESGRLRSVAVLLIFKSLPPKAQNKLLTESGVITSTLCQKIRQHFNQSEKQRELPILSPISENENIVKQPLPVRSTITIPFNPLWLNSFNSKKELIKTIENLLNKHLLSELKQA